One Leopardus geoffroyi isolate Oge1 chromosome C1, O.geoffroyi_Oge1_pat1.0, whole genome shotgun sequence DNA segment encodes these proteins:
- the NEUROD1 gene encoding neurogenic differentiation factor 1: MTKSYSESGLMGEPQPQGPPSWTDECLSSQDEEHEADKKEDDLEAMNAEEDSLRNGGEEEDEDEDLEEEEEEEEEDDDQKPKRRGPKKKKMTKARLERFKLRRMKANARERNRMHGLNAALDNLRKVVPCYSKTQKLSKIETLRLAKNYIWALSEILRSGKSPDLVSFVQTLCKGLSQPTTNLVAGCLQLNPRTFLPEQNQDMPPHLPTASASFPVHPYSYQSPGLPSPPYGTMDSSHVFHVKPPPHAYSAALEPFFESPLTDCTSPSFDGPLSPPLSINGNFSFKHEPSAEFEKNYAFTMHYPAATLAGAQSHGSIFSGAAAPRCEIPIDNIMSFDSHSHHERVMSAQLNAIFHD, encoded by the coding sequence ATGACCAAATCTTACAGCGAGAGCGGGCTGATGGGGGAGCCTCAGCCCCAGGGTCCTCCCAGCTGGACAGACGAATGTCTCAGTTCTCAGGACGAGGAGCACGAGGCAGACAAGAAGGAGGACGACCTCGAAGCCATGAACGCGGAAGAGGACTCACTTAGGAacgggggagaggaggaggacgaAGACGAAGatctggaagaggaggaagaagaggaagaggaggacgacGATCAAAAGCCCAAGAGACGGGGCCCCAAAAAGAAGAAGATGACCAAGGCACGCCTGGAGCGTTTTAAGCTAAGGCGCATGAAGGCCAACGCCCGGGAGCGGAACCGCATGCACGGGCTAAACGCGGCTCTGGACAACCTGCGCAAGGTGGTGCCCTGCTATTCCAAGACGCAGAAGCTGTCCAAAATCGAGACGCTGCGCCTGGCCAAGAACTACATCTGGGCTCTGTCGGAGATCCTGCGTTCGGGCAAAAGCCCTGATCTGGTCTCCTTCGTACAGACTCTCTGCAAGGGCTTATCTCAGCCCACCACCAACCTGGTTGCCGGCTGCCTGCAGCTTAATCCTCGGACTTTTCTGCCTGAGCAGAACCAGGACATGCCTCCGCACCTGCCTACCGCCAGCGCTTCCTTCCCTGTGCACCCCTACTCTTACCAGTCGCCGGGGCTGCCCAGCCCGCCCTATGGTACCATGGACAGCTCCCATGTCTTCCACGTTAAGCCACCGCCGCACGCCTACAGCGCTGCTCTGGAGCCCTTCTTTGAAAGCCCCCTGACTGATTGCACCAGCCCTTCCTTTGACGGACCCCTCAGCCCGCCGCTCAGTATCAATGGCAACTTCTCCTTCAAACACGAACCGTCCGCCGAGTTTGAGAAAAATTATGCCTTTACCATGCACTATCCTGCAGCGACCTTGGCAGGGGCCCAAAGCCACGGATCAATCTTCTCGGGCGCCGCTGCCCCTCGCTGCGAGATCCCTATAGACAATATCATGTCTTTTGATAGCCATTCACATCATGAGCGAGTCATGAGTGCCCAGCTCAATGCCATCTTTCACGATTAG